A stretch of the Arthrobacter sp. PAMC 25486 genome encodes the following:
- a CDS encoding glycosyltransferase: MNFISEPHDVDIVIAVHQLTRPIERAVLSALAAGSPGQVRVIVVGHGLESDDLWSVLGGCPSDHVHVVKHVDGIRSAAGPFNAGLQAATAEFVGVMGSDDLLEPGSISSWVAQARQDSADAIVAPLRFQSGPMVRTPRLRALRRSKLDPVRDRLAYRTAPLGIIRMAVVQTQTLAFTEGMATGEDVSFSLRLWFGGARIAMGYPGKSYIIGEDAQDRVTQRRLPLDEEFAAFSAVLEERWFHELSASGRRSIAVKIARIHVIPAVSGRGAEWDWTGSDGMAVHHLLAELDAAAAGYAAPLSRADRALLEAAAKLPANARSMGEALNNYGRASRSDRLLTQKLAGNFLVESNARYFFDLKLAHGLARWTPRWAA, from the coding sequence GTGAATTTCATTTCCGAACCACATGATGTGGACATCGTTATTGCCGTCCACCAACTAACCAGGCCCATTGAACGCGCTGTTCTGTCGGCACTGGCTGCGGGAAGCCCCGGACAGGTCCGGGTCATAGTGGTTGGCCACGGCCTGGAGAGCGATGACCTCTGGAGTGTTCTTGGCGGATGCCCCTCAGACCATGTTCACGTGGTGAAGCACGTGGACGGCATTCGTTCCGCAGCGGGACCGTTCAACGCCGGACTCCAGGCCGCAACCGCTGAGTTCGTTGGCGTTATGGGTTCCGACGACTTGTTGGAGCCTGGCTCCATCAGTTCCTGGGTTGCCCAAGCCCGCCAGGATTCTGCTGATGCCATAGTGGCACCGTTGCGTTTTCAAAGCGGCCCGATGGTGCGAACCCCGCGGTTGCGGGCATTGCGCAGGAGCAAGCTGGATCCCGTGCGTGACCGGCTTGCCTATCGGACAGCGCCGTTGGGCATTATCCGAATGGCTGTAGTACAGACCCAAACGTTGGCCTTCACTGAGGGCATGGCCACAGGCGAGGACGTCTCGTTCTCCTTGCGTCTGTGGTTCGGCGGGGCACGGATCGCCATGGGATACCCGGGAAAGAGCTACATCATTGGTGAGGATGCGCAGGACCGCGTCACACAGCGGCGCCTGCCCCTGGATGAAGAGTTCGCCGCCTTCTCTGCTGTCCTCGAGGAGCGCTGGTTCCACGAGCTCTCAGCATCTGGAAGGCGCTCGATTGCCGTGAAGATTGCGCGGATCCACGTCATCCCCGCAGTAAGCGGCCGGGGTGCGGAGTGGGACTGGACCGGGTCGGACGGAATGGCGGTGCATCATTTGTTGGCGGAGCTGGATGCTGCCGCCGCAGGATATGCAGCACCGTTGAGCAGGGCCGATCGCGCCCTGCTGGAGGCCGCGGCAAAATTGCCGGCGAACGCTCGGAGCATGGGCGAAGCACTCAACAACTATGGCCGGGCAAGCAGGAGTGACCGATTGCTGACACAAAAACTTGCCGGAAACTTCCTGGTCGAAAGCAATGCCCGCTATTTC
- a CDS encoding glycosyltransferase, with translation MAKPHLLYIAFSFPPSTASSVYRCMAVANGFVEQGWDVTVVTLSDDIWSEISGTDSGLVQSIDPRVKVVHVDDGGAEEPNRRDLRRYSRLRIEAPYLWKELFRRRHRNDFPEDIHHLWFEPAMAAARAIHTQRPADLVMASASPYISFKVARSLGEVPYILDYRDAWAFNTFTGAQNYAVDSPHGLLEADYLRNAHQIWYVNEPIRAEYARRHPDAAALMRVVPNGYDQRNGGPKMPLGEPSTGLRFGYLGTLQYTVVPLDEFLGGWDLATGMWDGAAPEAVFRGKLSPTGLVPAEVLEMFNSGRHQGLRYDGPISKREVGTFYDSVDALLLILPPGKYVTGGKTAEYLATGLPIISIHDLGSAATEMLKDYPLWFPAKDLTAEGVAEAIRRCAETIGRADADLWRAAWDYGQDFARNTVLIPVINELGAQFAVEKLPQDHKTGEATA, from the coding sequence ATGGCCAAACCGCATCTGTTGTACATTGCTTTTTCCTTCCCGCCCAGCACGGCCTCATCGGTCTACCGGTGCATGGCGGTTGCAAACGGGTTTGTGGAACAAGGCTGGGACGTCACCGTTGTGACGTTGTCTGACGATATTTGGTCGGAAATATCCGGTACGGACTCGGGGCTGGTCCAGTCCATTGACCCGCGCGTCAAGGTGGTTCATGTGGACGACGGCGGTGCGGAGGAACCGAACAGACGTGACCTCAGGCGCTACTCACGTCTGAGGATCGAGGCACCGTACCTGTGGAAGGAACTGTTCCGCCGCCGCCATCGCAACGATTTCCCGGAAGACATCCACCACCTTTGGTTTGAACCGGCAATGGCAGCTGCGCGTGCCATCCATACCCAACGTCCGGCGGACCTGGTCATGGCCTCGGCCAGCCCCTATATTTCCTTCAAGGTGGCCAGGAGCTTGGGGGAGGTCCCCTACATCCTCGACTATCGAGATGCCTGGGCGTTCAACACGTTTACCGGGGCCCAGAATTATGCCGTCGATTCTCCGCATGGCCTTCTGGAAGCCGATTATCTGCGGAATGCGCATCAAATTTGGTATGTCAATGAACCCATCAGGGCAGAATACGCGCGCAGGCACCCGGACGCCGCAGCGTTGATGCGGGTAGTTCCCAATGGTTATGACCAGAGAAATGGTGGCCCGAAGATGCCTCTCGGGGAGCCCTCCACTGGGCTTCGCTTCGGCTACCTTGGCACGTTGCAGTACACGGTGGTGCCACTTGACGAGTTCCTTGGCGGCTGGGACTTGGCGACAGGGATGTGGGATGGTGCCGCGCCGGAAGCCGTCTTTCGCGGAAAACTGAGCCCCACGGGTCTGGTGCCCGCCGAAGTGCTGGAAATGTTCAATTCAGGCCGACACCAGGGCCTGCGATATGACGGCCCGATCTCCAAGAGAGAGGTGGGAACTTTTTACGATTCCGTTGATGCCCTGCTTCTGATTCTTCCGCCTGGAAAGTACGTGACCGGTGGAAAAACTGCCGAGTACCTCGCCACGGGTCTGCCGATCATCTCCATCCACGACCTAGGCAGTGCGGCAACCGAGATGCTCAAAGATTATCCGTTGTGGTTCCCGGCCAAGGACCTCACCGCGGAGGGCGTTGCAGAAGCCATTCGCAGATGTGCAGAGACCATTGGGCGCGCTGATGCCGACCTTTGGAGGGCCGCATGGGATTACGGACAGGACTTTGCCCGCAACACGGTGCTCATCCCGGTGATCAACGAATTGGGAGCCCAATTTGCCGTCGAGAAACTTCCCCAGGACCATAAAACGGGAGAGGCAACAGCATGA
- a CDS encoding glycosyltransferase, with amino-acid sequence MTENIRATQLFDCADVGKALVAAGREQGEPWKQIQGPWTRGGTKLAYYRFRLEQAAVFPWTQLWHVNMGGRAKWARGAFSRPYALSLHGTDIRENYWEASNHAAIKADIDGAGHVWYMTPDLRQKAQEVRPDAEYLPIPLNMAELPAWAPAARPRVFFSSRWDKSKGGDAWLEAAADVVAALAGKDIDIVGLDWGDRAPEAAALGVQLMPRMPKMQFLQELASAHVVVGQVSGILATSELESIAIGVPTIFADQVPGYPDDLATVSVGRADVGQAVRDSLSDPVALSRTLDGPSYIARNHAAAVLLPKLRAGYAKVLAAG; translated from the coding sequence ATGACTGAGAATATTCGCGCAACCCAGCTCTTCGACTGTGCCGATGTTGGCAAGGCACTTGTCGCAGCGGGTCGCGAGCAAGGTGAACCATGGAAACAGATCCAAGGTCCATGGACACGGGGCGGAACCAAACTCGCCTACTACCGCTTCAGGTTGGAACAGGCAGCCGTGTTCCCTTGGACGCAGCTCTGGCACGTAAACATGGGTGGACGGGCCAAGTGGGCCAGGGGGGCGTTCAGTCGGCCCTACGCGTTGTCACTGCACGGGACAGACATTCGCGAGAACTATTGGGAGGCCTCGAATCATGCAGCCATCAAGGCTGACATCGACGGCGCCGGGCATGTTTGGTACATGACACCCGATCTTCGGCAGAAGGCTCAGGAGGTGAGGCCCGATGCCGAGTATTTGCCGATTCCCCTGAATATGGCTGAACTCCCGGCTTGGGCCCCTGCGGCCAGGCCGCGGGTGTTCTTCTCATCCCGGTGGGACAAGTCCAAGGGAGGTGACGCCTGGCTGGAAGCGGCTGCCGATGTGGTTGCCGCATTGGCCGGCAAGGACATTGACATAGTTGGCTTGGACTGGGGAGACCGGGCGCCGGAAGCGGCCGCGCTGGGTGTTCAGCTGATGCCGCGAATGCCCAAAATGCAGTTCCTCCAGGAACTGGCGTCGGCCCACGTTGTCGTCGGACAGGTCTCCGGTATTCTCGCCACGAGCGAGTTGGAATCAATCGCCATTGGCGTGCCCACCATTTTTGCCGACCAGGTCCCGGGCTATCCGGATGACCTTGCAACAGTCAGCGTCGGCCGCGCAGATGTGGGGCAGGCTGTCCGGGACTCATTGTCAGACCCTGTGGCCCTGTCCCGCACCCTCGATGGGCCGAGCTACATCGCCAGAAACCATGCAGCAGCCGTACTCCTTCCAAAATTGCGGGCCGGGTATGCCAAGGTATTGGCGGCGGGCTGA
- a CDS encoding ABC transporter ATP-binding protein, with the protein MTLPVLGTFSQQMGVYVLVASALVMILKSFLNIWLQWVSTRKFADYELEIGTVLFQSYIRAPWTERMKRSSSELVRMIDVGIANTVSGVLFPAVALPAQVLTFFSVLLVLVAASWQTALVTLIYLGLIAAFLYLWLTKKSYVAGRVNRDASSKMAKLVTEMLAALKEITLRDKADEVADVVMISRERTARSRSNIRFMGAVPKFVIDMALIGGFLLIGTAGYLVGGMTGALSSVAIFGMAGFKMVPALTAMQSSLTTVQSTLAYTETVIRDIRDAQSFRENAEKLGRQPIVGTPKVLELTNVAFTYPGSAQPAIQGINLSVPLGSSLGVVGQSGAGKSTLIDIFLGLLTPSEGSMTLDGVPLEDVLYDWRKNVGYVPQDVAIFDGTVAQNVALSWGDEVDEVRVRAALERAQLLETIEARNDGIHGRVGERGLALSGGQRQRLGIARALYSDPLILVMDEATSALDTATEAAVAFAINSLHGEMTVISVAHRLSTIRNNDQVCFMKHGTIMSRGTFDEVVAANSDFAEQAALAGLHDRGTDPISIQG; encoded by the coding sequence ATGACGCTGCCCGTTCTGGGAACCTTCTCCCAGCAGATGGGGGTGTACGTTTTGGTGGCATCAGCGTTGGTCATGATCCTAAAATCATTCCTCAATATTTGGCTCCAGTGGGTTTCCACCCGCAAGTTTGCAGATTACGAGCTCGAGATCGGCACTGTTCTGTTCCAGAGCTATATTCGGGCTCCGTGGACGGAACGCATGAAGCGGTCATCATCTGAACTCGTTCGCATGATCGATGTAGGTATTGCCAACACAGTCTCGGGTGTTCTCTTTCCTGCGGTTGCACTGCCCGCACAAGTGCTTACCTTCTTCTCGGTCCTCCTGGTCCTTGTGGCTGCTTCCTGGCAAACAGCCCTGGTCACCCTCATCTACTTGGGCCTCATTGCAGCCTTCTTGTACCTGTGGCTCACGAAAAAATCCTACGTCGCCGGCCGAGTCAACCGTGATGCCAGCAGCAAAATGGCAAAGCTCGTAACGGAGATGCTCGCAGCGCTGAAGGAAATCACGCTACGGGACAAGGCCGACGAAGTTGCAGACGTTGTGATGATCAGCCGCGAAAGAACGGCAAGGTCTCGATCCAACATTCGATTCATGGGCGCTGTACCCAAGTTCGTCATTGACATGGCCCTCATCGGGGGGTTCCTGCTGATCGGCACCGCCGGCTACCTGGTAGGTGGGATGACGGGCGCCCTTTCATCCGTGGCCATCTTTGGCATGGCCGGTTTCAAGATGGTTCCGGCGTTGACTGCCATGCAGTCCTCCTTGACCACCGTCCAGTCCACACTGGCTTACACGGAGACAGTCATCCGCGATATTCGCGATGCACAATCCTTCCGTGAAAATGCCGAGAAATTGGGCAGGCAGCCCATTGTTGGAACGCCCAAGGTCTTGGAGCTGACAAATGTTGCCTTCACATATCCCGGCTCCGCACAACCAGCGATTCAAGGCATCAATTTGTCCGTCCCTTTGGGTTCCTCGCTCGGTGTCGTGGGCCAGTCCGGTGCAGGGAAGTCCACCTTGATCGACATCTTCCTGGGACTACTCACCCCGTCCGAGGGCAGCATGACACTCGATGGTGTACCGCTTGAAGATGTACTTTATGACTGGCGAAAAAACGTTGGTTATGTCCCCCAGGATGTTGCCATTTTTGATGGCACGGTGGCCCAGAATGTTGCCTTATCCTGGGGCGATGAAGTCGATGAAGTACGTGTGCGTGCCGCCTTGGAACGTGCCCAACTTCTGGAGACCATTGAGGCCCGCAACGATGGCATCCACGGCCGTGTGGGAGAGCGCGGCCTTGCCTTGTCGGGTGGCCAGCGCCAACGCCTGGGCATTGCCCGGGCACTATATTCAGACCCCTTGATCCTTGTCATGGATGAAGCAACGAGCGCCCTGGATACAGCAACGGAAGCAGCAGTGGCTTTTGCAATCAACAGCCTCCACGGCGAAATGACAGTCATCTCTGTGGCCCACAGGCTCTCGACCATCCGCAACAACGATCAGGTGTGCTTCATGAAGCATGGGACCATCATGTCCCGCGGAACCTTTGACGAGGTCGTTGCCGCAAACTCCGATTTTGCGGAGCAGGCCGCCTTGGCAGGCCTCCATGACAGGGGCACCGACCCCATTTCAATTCAGGGCTGA
- a CDS encoding glycosyltransferase: MKILVIATWYPHDENPAEAPFNAEHVEAIRGQGHEVRVLHVRLGTDQAMPQTGSDTWDGVPVRRVAADPKRPATLLKSQRTIARELAWADVVHTMAFSSILATLPAWALGKLSGRGRPWVHTEHWNGVVNPASVSPAWQKLAWLRRVLVFPHVVTGVTGQLAAQMQLFARPGAARVVPCVVKGPGTVTDSDFSGPLRLVAVGGLIARKRPLPAIETIAWLKEQGVQARLTWVGDGPQRHKCEELIAKLGLADRVTLVGAVRPDEVSGYLSEANLFFLPTEQENFFTSAAEALAAGRAVVATRVGGFSDYADNTNSRLVEDVTPECLGLAVIEAAEAFRHVPAAELATPIRNRFSPAAVGALMDDAYAAALSRA, encoded by the coding sequence ATGAAAATTTTGGTCATAGCCACGTGGTATCCGCACGACGAGAACCCGGCAGAGGCCCCGTTCAATGCTGAACATGTTGAAGCCATCCGCGGCCAGGGCCACGAAGTCCGGGTGCTGCATGTGCGTCTCGGCACCGACCAGGCCATGCCACAGACCGGGAGCGACACCTGGGACGGGGTTCCTGTGCGGCGGGTCGCGGCCGATCCAAAGCGTCCCGCAACCCTGCTCAAATCCCAGCGGACGATCGCACGCGAACTGGCCTGGGCCGACGTCGTACATACAATGGCATTCTCTTCCATCCTGGCCACACTGCCCGCGTGGGCGCTTGGAAAACTGAGCGGCCGGGGCCGGCCCTGGGTCCATACGGAGCATTGGAATGGTGTGGTCAACCCGGCCAGCGTTTCCCCGGCATGGCAAAAGCTGGCTTGGCTGCGCCGTGTCTTGGTCTTTCCACACGTGGTGACGGGTGTGACCGGCCAGCTGGCAGCACAAATGCAGCTTTTTGCCCGCCCGGGTGCAGCCAGAGTGGTGCCGTGTGTCGTGAAGGGACCCGGCACGGTGACTGATTCCGACTTCAGCGGCCCGCTCAGGCTCGTTGCCGTTGGCGGGCTCATCGCCAGAAAACGGCCATTGCCGGCGATTGAAACAATTGCCTGGCTCAAGGAGCAGGGAGTTCAAGCAAGGTTGACCTGGGTGGGCGACGGCCCGCAACGCCACAAATGTGAAGAACTGATAGCCAAACTTGGTTTGGCCGACAGGGTCACCCTGGTGGGGGCTGTACGTCCCGATGAAGTCTCGGGATACCTGAGTGAGGCAAACTTGTTCTTCCTGCCCACTGAGCAAGAAAACTTCTTCACCTCCGCCGCAGAAGCACTGGCCGCCGGGCGTGCAGTCGTTGCCACGAGGGTGGGCGGTTTTAGCGACTACGCGGACAATACCAACAGTCGGCTGGTGGAGGATGTCACGCCGGAGTGCTTGGGCCTGGCCGTGATTGAAGCGGCAGAGGCGTTCCGGCATGTGCCTGCCGCCGAGCTGGCCACCCCCATTCGCAACCGGTTCTCCCCAGCTGCAGTGGGGGCGCTCATGGATGACGCTTACGCCGCGGCCCTGTCCCGGGCCTAA
- a CDS encoding glycosyltransferase family 2 protein, with protein sequence MDNNSQGSVLVDVIIAVHTPERPIERAVASLVAGGLPTQPDLPDRLRINVVCHNTDVEPVRQRVLPQHRSLVRFLHCTDGIMSPAGPFNLGIAEATGTWVAIMGSDDSVEPGALAAWLGAATSGAVAADVLLAPMAHARGGSIHTPVVRRTRRTNLDPVADRLTYRTAPLGLMRLSLVRTLGLIFPTRYATGEDQSFSAKLWFSGARISYGRGLPRYLVHDDAVSRVTATRRSVTEDLAFATDLVESDWFAGLGAAQRSAIVTKIIRVHVFAHVMVRAESGDWADSEAAEMAGAVRRLLFAAPRAARPLSIADRALLDAVSRKEANPATMKKLTALRRTFSNPRTWFPRDLSQILHPEAPLRFMSASALVS encoded by the coding sequence GTGGACAATAATTCTCAAGGCTCTGTGCTGGTCGACGTGATCATTGCCGTACATACACCGGAGCGGCCCATTGAACGGGCGGTGGCATCCCTTGTCGCCGGAGGCCTGCCCACGCAGCCGGACCTCCCGGACAGGCTGCGCATCAATGTTGTCTGCCACAACACCGATGTGGAACCGGTCCGTCAACGAGTGCTGCCGCAACACCGTAGTCTGGTTCGTTTCCTGCACTGCACGGACGGGATTATGAGCCCGGCAGGGCCCTTCAACCTCGGCATCGCCGAAGCGACGGGCACCTGGGTCGCCATCATGGGCAGCGACGACTCGGTTGAGCCCGGCGCGTTGGCTGCCTGGCTGGGGGCTGCCACTTCAGGTGCTGTTGCGGCTGACGTGCTGCTGGCACCCATGGCCCATGCCCGCGGGGGCAGCATCCATACCCCTGTGGTTCGCCGGACCCGACGGACAAATCTTGATCCAGTGGCAGATCGGCTCACCTATCGCACCGCACCGCTGGGACTGATGCGCCTGTCCCTCGTGCGCACGTTGGGACTGATTTTCCCAACCCGCTATGCCACGGGCGAAGACCAATCCTTTTCTGCAAAGCTGTGGTTTTCCGGCGCACGTATCAGCTATGGACGGGGGTTGCCGCGCTACTTGGTGCACGACGACGCCGTGTCCCGGGTGACCGCCACACGGCGTAGCGTTACCGAGGACTTGGCCTTTGCCACGGACCTGGTTGAATCAGACTGGTTTGCCGGGCTTGGCGCGGCACAGCGATCAGCCATTGTTACCAAAATTATCCGGGTCCATGTGTTTGCCCATGTAATGGTGCGCGCTGAATCGGGCGATTGGGCTGATTCGGAGGCTGCAGAAATGGCCGGGGCTGTGCGCAGGCTGCTTTTCGCCGCCCCCAGGGCTGCCAGGCCGCTCTCTATCGCGGACCGGGCCTTGTTGGACGCGGTGTCCCGCAAGGAAGCCAACCCCGCCACCATGAAGAAACTAACTGCGCTTCGACGCACATTTTCCAATCCACGAACGTGGTTCCCACGCGACCTTTCCCAGATATTGCATCCAGAGGCGCCGTTGCGCTTCATGAGCGCCTCAGCACTTGTCAGCTAA
- the wecB gene encoding non-hydrolyzing UDP-N-acetylglucosamine 2-epimerase: protein MRILSVVGARPQFVKLAPIARAMEGRAEHIIVHTGQHYDELMSDVFFQDLDIPAPDYNLGVGSGKHGEQTGTMLAGLEGVFERAKPDVVLVYGDTNSTLAAALAAVKMHIPVAHLEAGLRSFNRRMPEEHNRVLTDHAADLLLSPTQVGMDHLANEGLAERALLVGDVMTDVLFRVREQLSAANEPLPSGLDAGGYYVCTIHRPDNTDDPARLKAIVDSLAALNKPVLLLAHPRLKALAESHGINLAAGSLVLSEPLAYPQLVNAVANSAGVVTDSGGLQKEAFLLRVPCTTIRPETEWVETVQLGWNVLVNDDLGRLAGAVERPAPGPTDAAPYGDGHAAVRTIDALLDTFASVQPIQ from the coding sequence ATGCGAATCTTGAGTGTCGTGGGCGCGCGCCCCCAGTTTGTAAAGCTTGCCCCGATTGCGCGGGCCATGGAGGGCCGGGCGGAGCACATCATTGTGCACACGGGCCAGCACTACGACGAGCTGATGTCAGACGTGTTTTTTCAGGACCTTGACATTCCCGCGCCCGATTACAACCTGGGGGTGGGTTCCGGCAAGCACGGCGAGCAGACCGGGACCATGCTGGCCGGCCTGGAGGGTGTTTTCGAGCGGGCCAAGCCCGACGTGGTCCTGGTCTATGGCGACACGAACTCAACACTGGCAGCGGCCCTGGCTGCCGTGAAAATGCACATTCCCGTGGCACACCTTGAGGCGGGCTTGCGCTCCTTCAACCGGCGCATGCCGGAGGAACACAACCGGGTCCTGACCGATCACGCCGCGGATCTGCTGCTCTCCCCCACGCAGGTGGGCATGGACCATCTTGCCAATGAGGGCCTGGCTGAGCGCGCGCTCTTGGTGGGCGACGTCATGACCGATGTCCTGTTCCGCGTCCGCGAACAGCTGTCGGCCGCCAATGAGCCACTCCCGTCCGGCCTGGACGCCGGCGGTTACTATGTCTGCACGATCCACCGCCCGGACAACACGGATGACCCCGCCCGGCTCAAGGCCATTGTGGACTCGCTCGCCGCGCTCAACAAACCGGTGCTGCTGCTGGCACATCCGCGGTTGAAGGCACTGGCGGAAAGCCACGGGATCAACCTGGCGGCAGGTTCGCTGGTGCTCAGTGAGCCGCTGGCCTATCCGCAGCTCGTCAACGCCGTGGCCAACAGTGCCGGCGTCGTGACCGACTCCGGCGGCCTGCAGAAGGAAGCGTTCCTGCTTCGCGTACCCTGCACCACGATCCGCCCGGAAACCGAATGGGTGGAAACCGTCCAGCTGGGCTGGAACGTGCTCGTCAACGACGATCTTGGCCGGCTTGCGGGTGCTGTTGAGCGTCCGGCCCCGGGCCCCACGGACGCTGCGCCGTACGGTGACGGGCATGCCGCGGTGCGCACCATTGATGCGCTGCTGGACACGTTCGCCTCTGTCCAACCGATTCAATAA
- a CDS encoding D-glucuronyl C5-epimerase family protein, with protein sequence MSREGHSPYIGDYAVPLEDETWGVTGPDNVLVTRLHDEVVYHPVNSSWYISQMVSSYRHSHVQEYLDRALATAQYLVDGAEIDGQGALWFPYHFGHDVGTLRMGAPWYSGMAQGMMGSVFVNLYETTGDAKWKDLAAKTIKSFDQPKTDEGPWFHNVKVLDNKKFTYYEEYPALADEQNAHVVNGDIYALYGLYDYYRITGDEHVLWLFDVGATSVRDSFGSYRNPGKASWYAMTYYGRSVWENPESYHKGVTKQLRMLAEMTGDAEFTRQADLLYTDFH encoded by the coding sequence GTGTCCAGGGAGGGTCACTCGCCATACATCGGTGACTACGCAGTCCCGTTGGAGGATGAAACGTGGGGCGTGACAGGGCCGGACAATGTCCTGGTCACCAGGCTCCATGACGAAGTTGTTTACCACCCTGTGAATTCTTCCTGGTACATCAGCCAGATGGTCTCCTCGTACCGGCACTCGCACGTCCAGGAATACCTGGATAGGGCCCTTGCCACCGCCCAGTATCTGGTCGACGGTGCGGAAATCGATGGGCAGGGTGCGCTGTGGTTCCCCTACCACTTTGGCCACGATGTAGGGACGCTTCGCATGGGCGCTCCGTGGTATTCAGGCATGGCCCAGGGAATGATGGGTTCGGTCTTCGTGAACCTGTATGAAACCACGGGGGATGCGAAATGGAAGGATTTGGCGGCAAAAACAATCAAGTCATTTGACCAGCCCAAAACTGACGAGGGGCCGTGGTTCCACAACGTCAAGGTGCTGGACAACAAAAAGTTTACGTATTACGAGGAATACCCGGCACTGGCGGATGAACAAAACGCACATGTGGTCAACGGCGATATTTACGCCTTGTACGGGCTGTACGACTATTACCGGATAACGGGCGACGAGCACGTGCTCTGGTTGTTCGACGTCGGAGCCACAAGTGTCCGGGATTCTTTTGGTTCCTACCGGAACCCAGGGAAGGCCAGCTGGTACGCCATGACGTACTACGGGCGTTCCGTGTGGGAAAACCCCGAGAGCTACCACAAGGGCGTCACGAAACAGCTGAGGATGCTGGCGGAGATGACAGGCGATGCCGAATTCACCCGCCAGGCGGATCTGCTGTACACAGACTTCCACTGA
- a CDS encoding glycosyltransferase family 4 protein, translating into MTEQKPLKVVVATRLYVPEVGAAAFRLKALVDGLVEQGAEVTVLTTKLPAGSPVFKPSYKLKRWPVLRDAGGYVRGYVQYLSFDIPAFFRLLGTPADVVVSEPPPTTGVVVALSSLIRRRPYVYYAADIWSEALSAMDVSPIVKKVLGAVEGFVLRRAAQVIAVSEPVAEQVAKFGVPASRIAVAGNGVDTNIFTPIGERAAAAAPYFIYTGTMSEWQGADIFIKALVLVRKQFPDVDIRFFGQGTDEDHLKDTANELVPGGVHFGGVVAPAEAAQWIRGAAGALVSIKPGQGYDFAKPTKIYAAAGCGVPVVFAGQGAGAEIVEEGGLGIAAGYDPQGVAAAMIELLSSTSSALDQQRRVDWVMENASLAAAGRKAAAVVIGTDV; encoded by the coding sequence GTGACTGAGCAAAAACCGTTGAAGGTCGTCGTCGCCACCAGGCTGTATGTGCCTGAAGTGGGGGCGGCGGCCTTCCGCTTGAAAGCACTTGTCGACGGTCTCGTGGAGCAGGGCGCCGAGGTGACGGTCCTGACCACCAAGCTGCCGGCCGGCAGCCCCGTGTTCAAACCGTCCTACAAGCTCAAGCGCTGGCCCGTGCTGCGCGACGCCGGCGGGTACGTGCGCGGCTACGTCCAGTACCTGAGCTTCGACATCCCCGCCTTCTTCCGTCTGCTGGGCACCCCGGCCGATGTGGTGGTCTCCGAACCGCCGCCCACCACAGGCGTTGTCGTGGCACTGTCGTCACTGATCCGCCGTCGTCCGTATGTTTACTATGCGGCCGACATCTGGAGCGAGGCACTGTCCGCCATGGACGTCTCACCCATCGTGAAAAAGGTGCTCGGCGCGGTGGAAGGGTTTGTGCTGCGCCGCGCCGCCCAGGTGATCGCGGTGTCCGAACCCGTGGCCGAGCAGGTGGCGAAGTTTGGTGTGCCGGCTTCGCGTATTGCGGTGGCCGGCAACGGTGTGGACACCAACATCTTCACCCCGATCGGTGAACGCGCCGCCGCCGCGGCACCGTATTTCATTTACACCGGAACCATGAGCGAGTGGCAGGGCGCCGACATCTTCATCAAGGCCCTGGTGCTTGTTCGCAAGCAGTTCCCGGATGTTGACATTAGGTTCTTTGGCCAAGGCACGGACGAGGACCACCTGAAGGACACAGCCAATGAGCTGGTTCCCGGCGGAGTGCACTTTGGCGGGGTCGTGGCGCCTGCCGAGGCCGCCCAGTGGATCCGCGGTGCTGCCGGTGCACTTGTCAGCATCAAGCCCGGACAGGGTTACGACTTTGCCAAGCCCACCAAGATCTACGCCGCCGCCGGCTGCGGTGTGCCGGTGGTTTTTGCTGGGCAGGGCGCCGGAGCCGAGATTGTTGAAGAGGGCGGCCTCGGCATTGCCGCCGGTTACGATCCGCAGGGTGTTGCCGCGGCCATGATTGAGCTGCTGTCATCGACGTCATCTGCTCTGGACCAGCAGCGCCGCGTGGACTGGGTCATGGAGAATGCCTCATTGGCCGCCGCAGGGCGCAAGGCCGCGGCTGTTGTGATTGGGACGGACGTTTGA